Part of the Gemmatimonadales bacterium genome, GAACCTGTACGAGCCCGAGCGGATGACCGCGCTCGGATTCGAGTATCACGGGATCGGCCGGGGCGGGCGGTGACCCGGGTTCTGGTCACTGGAGCGGCCGGGTTCATCGGCTCACACCTGGTGGAGGCGCTGGTCCGCCGGGGTGACGACGTCATTGGGATCGACAACTTCGATCCGTTCTACCCCCGGCCGGCCAAGGAGCGGAATCTATCGGAGGTCGGGCATCACACCGGCTTCTGCTTCCACGAGCAGGACATGCTGGACGTGGACGCGGTACGGCGGGACCTCACCCCCGAGACGGTCCTGGTGCATCTCGCGGCCAAGGCCGGGGTGCGTCCCTCGCTCGCCGATCCGGTGGGCTACGCGCGGGCCAACCTGAGCGGCACTGCGGCGGTGATGGAGGCCGCGCGGCAGGCCGGCGTGTCCCGGATCGTCTACGGTTCGTCCTCCTCGGTGTACGGCGACGACACGCCGGTGCCGTTCCGGGAGGATGCGGTGGCGGTCCGGCCGGTCTCCCCCTACGCGGCCACCAAGCGGGCGGGTGAGCTGCTGCTGAGCTCGGTCGCGGGGATCTACGGCTTCCGAGTGGCCTCGCTGCGGTTCTTCACTGTGTACGGTCCGCGGCAGCGGCCCGATCTCGCCATCCACGCATTCACCAGGAAAATGGTGGAGGGCGAGACGATCACCCTGTTCGGCGACGGCACCCAGTCCCGCGATTACACCTATTGTGACGACATCGTGGCCGGTGTCATCGCCGCTGTCGACTGGACCGTGGCCGCGCC contains:
- a CDS encoding NAD-dependent epimerase/dehydratase family protein — protein: MTRVLVTGAAGFIGSHLVEALVRRGDDVIGIDNFDPFYPRPAKERNLSEVGHHTGFCFHEQDMLDVDAVRRDLTPETVLVHLAAKAGVRPSLADPVGYARANLSGTAAVMEAARQAGVSRIVYGSSSSVYGDDTPVPFREDAVAVRPVSPYAATKRAGELLLSSVAGIYGFRVASLRFFTVYGPRQRPDLAIHAFTRKMVEGETITLFGDGTQSRDYTYCDDIVAGVIAAVDWTVAAPVGVEQFNLGGNRSVPTEAMVTEIAEALGITPRIEWAPMQPGDVQRTAADLTKSGAILGYAPHTTFPEGIRRFVAWFRRIHGRTD